ACTTGGCCAATATAATGGATTCTGTGTCCGatgatttacattatttgaAGCCAAACTGAGATCAATGAAAACATGGATGAttataaaagacagaaactgtgatgtttcagtttattgAGAATGTTGCTCTGAATGACTTTGATAAACCTGCCACCCTCTGcataatgtattaaaaagaaaatacacaagaaagaaaaaatactgtaagcACTTAAATATCTACCAGGTAGCTAATGATTCAACTTCATTTTACACTATTACACAAGTCACGATTAAAAGTGGAATTAAACTAGAGCATCAAGATATTAATATTCTACAGAATGTATACTTAGTAACTGCaaagatactgtatatgtttatatatgtatttatgtttttaggaCAACTGTGTCTAAACTGTATtcaatgagaaaatgtaaaaccaaccacaacacatcattactgacatttctgaacactgaacaaggtgataaatgagatgaattgatgacatgtgatggtgagaaaaggcgagcagaaaacagtcagtcagcatgtgtgcagttggtggacggtcccttgtttctgaagatcatcagcagagagattccacagcagtacaccagactcttcactatcagcactgtgtacagtacacagagcagcttcaccttGTACTGAGACGGGACaggtggaggaagagcagaaacctctgaaacaggaaaaaaacaaatgtcagtgctctgctcctctgctctctctgacagcatctccagatgaagctgaatcactgctgaacacagtcaccaagccttcattaccttgttctgtttgggcATCCACTGTTCCCCACTCGTGCCTGACGGAGCAGCGGTATTTATATGTGTAGAGAGCATCCCGATCAACCACCCTGATGGCGACGGTGCGTCCCGGCTCTCTGAGctccagctgctctccctcAGCAGGGGGCAGATTCTCCAGCGGgccgttcttcttctgtcttttccaggagAACTGGACCAAAGGAGGAGACATGGCTGaggccagacacagcagggagcTCTTCCCCTCCAGGTGGGCTCTGGATGCTGCTGGGTACACGCTCACCACGggcttcactacctgctcatctgaagtttgacagcagcaacaagcagcacagacacacattcacacagtcaacagcagcttacagcactgcactgcattcaGTCTGATCCTGGAAACTACATGATCACCAAACTACTCATCAATACACCACAAACATCATCTACTGGACACTGTATCAATAATCATATCAAACTAAAGCATCATGGAAGCTCatcatatgtcatatataaagattaaaacatcatttaacacTTTATCAATATTTACCACAACATGAATTTCcaatataataaaatagaatttgtaaaattgaaaatatatgaTAGCATAACAGcctcatataaaatacatttgctaATGATTATAATggtttatataaaatgtatttaccaCAATATActttaatcattcattttaaaataagagTTTTAGCTTTTACATAAAAGCAAATTACCACAATATGTTTGGATAtgtcaaatataataaaataaaatcaaaataaaatataataaggTAAAATTTGTctcagtaaaatataaaatacagtttttttacTTGCTTAAAATATACCATATTTATATTACAATTCTAAATGATTATAGTGTTTATATGAAGTATATTTACCACCATATACTTTACTCTAATCAGACACACAATACATCAAtacttttaacaactttttaaagagttttagcttttatataaaacacaattaccacaacatgttcagatatgtaaataaaatataatataataatataaatataattaaatcacaacatgtaaattatctgattcattatattttctaccaaacactttctaaaatatttttgacattatatatttgatatcatgttgatttcataaaccaatatgatttatattaaatatggattaagatatacaattatacattttatccataaattatatttagtttcatcacacatttaaaatgagtttgtCTTCATGCATTAATTTATCTTCCACCAAAAGAcatatttatcatcataaacacacaattatcatgagatacattttaccatttacaaatatatactgtatatttaacacacaatatatttatcACTATTTGCTTCTAAAattacattcaggaacatttattaaatgatgtttcacatcatatatcatcttgtttttaataaacaggagctgctgctgaatcagtgagattattaaatactgtttatttgtaacattactgATATCAGACTTTTTGGCTGTAAACCAACTttgatgtgatgcataaataaagaagaacttGTGGTGTGCAGTGAGATTTGAAGCTCTTTTCAGGagttattgatttgttttatggaAGAATGGCTGCATCAAGAATTCTCtactaaatatgaaaaaactaacatgtaaagcctgaagcagcagaaactaaaactaaaaacacattttcaacttgttcaataaaacaactgaaggaaaatgaaagtttagtcttacctgttacatacagtttagttCCAGAGCCAAAGATGGGGTAGTACCAGCCGCTCACAGTGAATgagactgtgacaaaaacctgtCTGCTGTTGAATGTGTCAGCTGAGGTGAACGAATCCAAATTATGaaccagtatcatatttcatctccatgatgtgtttctctaatgttcatatcaacatgactgtctcttcttttatttgattttagccacattagcagTGTGACTATATGGATGCTAATGTCAGTCggttggtcggtccaccacttaaGTGCAGATCGATTGGATCTGATTGTGGATCAAAGGACGGATGgattgttcattaaatgttgtgCAGACGTTCACGgttctttactgttttggttcactctcagcgctctcatagcgtcgttttgggccgcagcaggcagctgttttcagagaaaaagctgtaaaaagccactgtacactacctgctcagcaccaaacggcaaacagacacagtcagctgtagactagctgctgaacatagtggagcatttagcagctaaagagccagatatttccctcaggactAGGGTAAAGAGTAGAGTAAGAGAGTAAgagtagagagtaaaaacagagctaaaagagagtgaatattggacttacattcaccaggtggacagaaacacgactccaaatgaatgataatgttgctccgtaactgctggatgtggaaacaagcaagtgtttgctaacaagttcaacatatcaacttaaaagctgatgatgtgtcagtgttggtcactacttgtttctgatgaaaactagtggacaaaacatcagtaaatGCAGGTGTAAAATCCTTCCCTACAACTTAACATTACAACTGTATGTTGTGTGGTTCACTCCAGATGTTTAGATAAGAATGAtggactaaaataaaatatgattgttgTTGATTACACTTTAAAAGTTGTAAAgttcacatttgaggagattTGTTGAGTATTATGAACTAAACCAAGTTAGGATGACATTAGTACCTGTGCTGCCATGCAGGTACATTTTCATAGGAGCtgtagtttttgtttgcttgtcaaTCAATTgttgtttaacattttgaatcacATAAAGGATTAAATTTCTAATAGTAAATGCTGTAGTGGAGCCATTTGTCTTAGAATATGGACAGTAAACATCAGAACCTGTGGTTAAGGtttagttaggtttaggtaaagatcatggtttgggttaaaatgacttcCTCCTTAAGATGAGGGGAGCTgcgtcgtcatggttacaataataaacacgtGGTTAAAGTTAGGAAATGATGGTGGTcgtgttaaaagaaacaaacagtgtctgCTGTCGTTTCTCTTGTGAAGACAGTCTCAGCTGCTCACAGAGCaaaatccatttacatttaccaCATTTCTGTTGAGGGGAAATTGTCATAAATCCAAGAATTGTGTTGAATCTTTTACTAAAGTGAAATTATCTGTTGAAATCTGCTCAAAGATGTGACGTGAAGAATGCTGCctgaaggcttttattgtgaaagagccacaggaagtgttttcattaacagcagattattattgtgaagGAGGAATGAACTTTATtccagcagcaggtcaaagaagaccatttttatcttcatctcaaactttcaactctgtcaaacatctttttctatttattattttctcaatttttgttattaaatcaaatgttaataaagtatCACTTTTGATCTCTccattatttgtctgttttatctgtgttatattgttgtttttttgtttgtttgtcttcatcttgttgtatcattgtgcttctgtgttgctcctttgttctcactgtgtggaacaacaggaaacctgctgaaatagctgataaataatatcaatgaaatataatgtttaaatcaaaatcctgacaccaacagacaaacatttagtcctcagctcagtttgtttgtgactctggctgagatggaggtgaaatatgtgaacctgggctgtggtttactgctctcttcctgtcacaaacactgtttgacatctgttcatctggaggtttttgtacaggctgcagggatcatttctcaCTGTGGGAAACACGAGCAGTAGTAGGTGGCTGAATGTGAGAGTTGAACTTTCTGGATCTGCAACTCACAGCCGTTCTGTGCTTTTACAACTGAGAAATCATCTTTCTGAGGATGATTGTAATCATTATCTTTGTCACCAGTCCTCATGTCAATATCAAGAATcactgtgaatgtttctgtgtctttcttctgtAACCAGTATACAAATGGTTGTTCACTGTAACACTGGTCAGTTCCTCCACAGCTGAAGGAGACTTTTTCACCAGCCCTCCTGGTCAATGTTAAATCTTTCTGAATCAGctctgctgccatggcaaccagcgctgtagaaaaacagacacacagatgaaggtgagtgtgacagtgtttgttaaaggttgagtttgttggctcctgattggctggaaacactcacctgaacacagacagcacagagcagcagctgggaggaaaagcattttgtgcagtggtgtttccTCTGGTGAACCTGGGGAGAAGTGGCGCTCTGATGCAGCTGAGGCCAAACAAGGACGAGCTGTGAGATCAGACGAAGGCCACGTGGTTTCTAATAGCTCCTCAAacctcccatcagcccctgcgGCGGACAGATAAGGCTGCTGTCTGACAGTAGACCTTTTCATagtagacattttgatttgtcttttaaaagCAGATTGTTACTAATAACTTTAAAATCCCCCTcaacttaaaaatatgtttttcttatttttccttcagttggatgtttgagtttgttctgaaagtttctctgtatcaccttaaatctcagtttaacacttTTACCCATGAGCAGGACTTATGACATCACACCTAGTTTTAAGTCAATCATTGTctagtatgcaacttacacaagtgtgatgttgaaacttgaagcctccagtttacaaacactgaaaatgactttatagtgaaggaggagacacacacagagagcccccacagagtcctgatttcaacatcatggagtcagtctgggattaacatgaagacacagaagcagctgagacgtCTGAATAACTATGTGCAGGtgaactgaggagaactgctgctgttttaaaggcaaagctgcacacagcaaatattgatttgctttagctttctgctgtttactcaactttgtattaagttaattgataaataaaaactattcatggcattaaaAGATCCTCACTTTACACTAGTACCTAAAACctagatatacagtactgtatatctactTATCTTTTGCAGGGAAAAGGGAGCTAAAACAGACAACTATTAAGACTCACAGGCAATTTAGagttagtttatttttagtgaACTTTGGACTGTGTGGGGAAAAGGAACATTGCAGGGAGATTATGCAAACTCTACACAGAAAAACCTCGATCGGCCAGCAGGTCTGACGCCAGAAGCTTCTTtctgtgaggtgacagtgctaaccactgcacAAAACCATAACATCTGCATTTTGAATCCAGCTATCATGCCCCTCTCTCtgccctgtttcctgtctctctgcactttcaactgtcaaataaaggaaagaaatgcCCAAAAAAGAAGGTGTAAAAAGCATAAAAAggtgtattatttatttatttattgtcattttttgtacAAAGTGAAACTTTTTGGTGcagatttttttatatatatttttagtttttttttatttacagtttgaatcttgtgtacattttgtttttgttgcaatctgaatctttgaactgaagttcattttaactttgtttgacacaaaacagcttttgtaaatttataatagtaatagtattttaaatgtattatttaatgaACTATTTTGGAGTTGCttttatcaaaatcaaaataagaACCAGGTTTAATGCCAAGCAGGTTTGTACATACAAGGAATTTACCTCAGTGTTGTGGTGcctaacagtcaaaaatatacacagaatTAAGTAATCCtgaataacataaaaaagaaagaaatttacagtataaaatatgtcaaatatattctaagtaagaagagctgctacaggtttaaattttacattgaagagaatgtaatgaaatgtacaaaatattgaccagaatgtgcaaatgttcagtgtaaacagtatatgcagtgtgtaattaataatactaaaactaatactactgctaataataataatacaagttgTCTTTATATTTTGAATTAGTTGAACTAATCTGATCTAACACGGCACGTTACATTAACACAAAGAGCAGCGTATTTGCTTAATTAGATCTTTCTGAAAAGTTTTTCTCAAATCTGCTTTTAATGGAATAATACATGAAACCAAACCAGACAGAAGCCAGACTGTTCCTTTAAGAAGCTTCATAATCAGCTGGGAtacatttaatgttattctAAGAAATGTTTGTTCTGCTGCCAAGCTTTTCTATCATCTAAACAGTTCCCATGTTTACTCTGGACTGACTCTAACTTTAACTAACTCTGAACAGTTTGATCTTTCCCAATGAAAGGCCCTTAAAGTCCTGATAATATCTTAATATCTTGTCATAGAAGAGTGACAAGAAGTTGCAAACTTATCACCAAACAACAATGTCTATTTACAGTCTTAAATAGGCgtaataacaataaatgaagCGTACATTATGGCTGTGTGATGGATTTAACTGAGACAGGAAATGAACTGTGTTGTGGCCGAGTAGTTACTGTACCTCATGGTGAGTTCTGAAAttaaagatgaaagagaaagacCGCCACCCTGTGGTcattcagaggaaacacaaagggaTCCAGACCATGCCATCCatggtcaccatggcaacatgaTGCTTTTCCTCTAATTCTGCCGTCAAAACAgcagtgacatctagtggataaaacaacataatactGATCTAGAAAAGAAGGATGAAGCGGTGTAAAAGCCCTTTGAAATGATTTAAGACACTTTATTCTTAATTAAATTGGTGGtagctcagttttttttcctcagataTTATATACTAGTATAAAAATTCTAAAACAATCAATAAGAACGCAAAGTTCTTGTAAAGTTATGCACTAtatagcctttttttttcctttttaatattacatatttatttatttttgcatatcTGACTTAAAGAacaggttcataattttttaattgtgtcttaaaacatcagtcaggtgtccatatgaacagtaaaagaggttttcctcgctgtaatcattcctcctgttcatactggatattaaaagatccttcaaatgtgttttcaatgtaagtgatggaggccaaaatccacagtgtgtccacacagtcatttaaaagttgatgtgaagcttatatgagtcttcagtagtctgagttagtcatatcaagtggatatctgacacatttacagtctttttagcatcaaattccctctttgtgtttcctcggacagtgtttccctgttgagctgtaggtggaagtatagtaacaaaaagaggaactttggcactaaaaagactgtaacgttgaaagatatctacttgatttgtctcatttggatgctgaagcttcatattagcttcagataaacttttaaatacatttttgcacagaaggaggactgtggattttgtcctccatcacttccattgtaagtgcattatgaagggatcgtctaatggtcagtatgaacaggaggaatgattacagcaagaaaaacatgtttcactgctCAAAACATGGAGTCAAAGGGGATTTAAGGTGGCGTTTGGTACGCTGAAAAAACCCTTAtatgtgaaagtgaaaatagatctctacaaagtgatctaaatgtatttcaaatataaaatacatcatcagccttactagtaaaatataaatctgaaaagtaattagtacctatagctgtgaaataaatgtagtggagtagaaagtaaaatatctccctctgaaatgtagtggagtggacgtataaaaaaacataaaatggaaatactcatgtaaagtACCTCACAATTGCACTTTATTACATTCCTCCCCAGCTGTAAAGTGCACCTTTGCTAAAAACTCGGGTTATTAGGACtcatataaaactgttgacagcgaATCAACACTTCCTTTCCTGCAGCAAACGGGCCGTGTGGGTTTCTGCTCAGCAGCCTCCACACTGTTCACtgtggtttttcattttattaacacaatGACGGTTACAACCATCGACTCTGGTTAAAGTATCGTTCCAGGAACTTCAGTATGAATTCAGCGCTCGCTGTCTCAGTTTTaatctgtgttattaatgtgtgagagaagcagctgaaatcctaaactcagagctgagaaactgacatcattaaataaaGGGAGACATTCAAACTCCTGCAGTCTGCTCAGGTCCCACAGTCTGTACTGAGTTCACAAATACATTACTCAATTCACTTTaaacaaatagataaaaataaagtagTTGAATAGTAATAGTCCTAATagataatactaataatactttTTGTAATAATTTTTATACTAAAAACCCAACTTAAATCaaatttttttatatttttattgaataccaaacacaaacaagcatatGTGATATGTatttacaaaacaacataaacatcagatgtatgtaagaaaaaaaaaacctctcctgttcatttttaatgaagagAGCAAAGAAATCTTTCTCATTTGGCAAAAATACaagtgcacatatacacatatacatatgttgGTGTGAACAAAGttcattttctcacatattCCACCTTAATTACAATAAATGACTCATTAAATAACAAAACCCAAATTaataatactattaatattgTACGTAATTACTTGtactaatttaataattaatatagattatttaataatatagattttataattaatatttgttttactttcttgttgctgtttgttttattaccaGTGTCTCTtatgaaattgtttttgttaataaaacaaacacatttttaaattgtggtgtttctgaaatctttcatcttcttctaaaTTGAGGATTTTGCCTGCAGAGTGTTTAAATTCACACTGgaagaacatttttaacattcacttcctctctgcaacgtttaaaaaaatacatcctacatttgttatcatcaatcagagcagcagaacaCAAACCACACTGAGACAAACAAGTCATCTTTTCTACACTGAATcacttttctatttctttctgttGTATAAATCTAAATGAACTTAGTTTTCTTATAATCATATTATATGGAAATGTACCAATCAATTTTGTCTTGATAAAACTGCAAGAGCTAATCAGTATTTTGGTGATTtagaaagaaatcaaaaaacacacCCATCATTTTGACAACATTCAGGCTTCAGTGCAGACTAATCAAGCCACTGTGTGATCATTTTTATAGCAGCTCTTcaaagcagctctctgctgtttgttcatgtgtgtaaacAACAGTTTCATCAGCGTAGAGTCGTACATCCACACTGAAACTATATTACAAGATGATACCAACCTCTTGGCACACCACGCCTACTTGCTTGTATTTAAtaactttatgtttatgtttgcttCTCTTTactttcttgtttctgtttagctgtaaacttttctttgtatcttcctgtatatttgttttcagcACTATGTGAAAGTTTACTGAGATCTACTGACGACAAGAGTCAAATTACTTGTAGGTATCAACAAACTTGGCCAATATAGTGGATTCTGTGTCCGatgatttacattatttgaAGCCAAACTGAGATCAATGAAAACATGGACGAttataaaagacagaaactgtgatgtttcagtttattgAGAATGTTACTCTGAATGACTTTGACAAACCTGCCACCCTCTGCATAaagtattaaaaagaaaatacacaataaagaaaaaatactgtaagcACTTAAATATCTACCAAGTAGCTAATGATTCAACTTCATTTTACACTATTATACAAGTCACGATTAAAAGTGGAATTAAACTAGAGCATCAAGATATTAATATTCTACAGAATGTATACTTAGTAACTGCaaagatactgtatatgtttatatatgtatttatgttttcaggACAACTGTATCTTAactgtttttaatgagaaaatgtaaaaccaaccacaacacatcattactgacatttctgaacactgatcaaagtgataaatgagatgaattgatgacatgtgatggtgagaaaaggcgagcagaaaacagtcagtcagcatgtgtgcagttggtggacggtcccttgtttctgaggatcatcagcagagagagtccacagcagtacaccagactcttcactatcagcactgtgtacagcacacagagcagcttcacctggTACTGAGATGGGACaggtggaggaagagcagaaacctctgaaacagaaacaaaacaaatgtcagtgctctgctcctctgctctctctgacagcgtctccagatgaagctgaatcactgctgaacacagtcaccaagccttcattaccttgttctgtttgggccTCCACTTTTCCCCCCTCATGCCTGACGGAGCAGCGGTATTTATATGTGTAGAGAGCATCCCGATCAACCACCCTGATGGCGACGGTGCGTCCCGGCTCTCTGAGctccagctgctctccctcAGCAGGGGGCAGATCCTCCAGCGGgccgttcttcttctgtcttttccaggagaactggaccagaggaggagacatggctgaggccagacacagcagggagcTCTTCCCCTCCAGGTGGGCTCTGGATGCTGCTGGGTACACGCTCACCACGggcttcactacctgctcatctgaagtttgacagcagcaacaagcagcacagacacacattcacacagtcaacagcagcttacagcactgcactgcattcaGTCTGATCCTGGAAACTACATGATCACTAAACTACTCATCAATACACCACAAACATCATCTACTGGACACTGTATCAATAATCATATCAAACTAAAGCATCATGGAAGCTCatcatatgtcatatataaagattaaaacatcatttaacacTTTATCAATATTTACCACAACATTGAATTCtaatataataaaacagaatttgtaaaattgaaaatatatgaTGGCATAACAGCcgcatataaaatacatttgctaATGATTATAATggtttatataaaatgtatttaccaCAATATActttaatcattcattttaaaataagagTTTTAGCTTTTACATAAAAGCAAATTACCACAATATGTTTGGATAtgtcaaatataataaaataaaatcaaaataaaatataataaggTAAAATTTGTCTCAGTAAAACATAAAGTACAGTTTTATTACTTGcttaaaatatacaatatttatattacaaTTCTAAATGATTATAGTGTTTATATGAAGTATATTTACCAGCATATACTTTACTCTAATCAGACACACAATACATCAAtacttttaacaactttttaaagagttttagcttttatataaaacacaattaccacaacatgttcagatatgtaaataaaatataatataataatataaacataattaaattacaacatgtaaattatctgattcattatattttctaccaaacactttctaaaatatttttaacaatatatatttgatatcatgttgatttcatataccaattttatttatattaaatatggattaagatatacaattatacattttatctataaattatatttagcttcatcacacatttaaaatgagtttgcCTTCATGCATTAATTTATCTTCCACTAAAAGACATGtttatcatcataaacacacaattatcatgagatacattttaccatttacaaatatatactgtatatttaacacacaatatatttatcactatttgcttctaaaatgacatttaggaacatttattaaatgatgt
This sequence is a window from Thunnus albacares chromosome 12, fThuAlb1.1, whole genome shotgun sequence. Protein-coding genes within it:
- the LOC122993500 gene encoding immunoglobulin lambda-1 light chain-like — encoded protein: MLFLPAAALCCLCSALVAMAAELIQKDLTLTRRAGEKVSFSCGGTDQCYSEQPFVYWLQKKDTETFTVILDIDMRTGDKDNDYNHPQKDDFSVVKAQNGCELQIQKVQLSHSATYYCSCFPHGWYYPIFGSGTKLYVTDEQVVKPVVSVYPAASRAHLEGKSSLLCLASAMSPPLVQFSWKRQKKNGPLENLPPAEGEQLELREPGRTVAIRVVDRDALYTYKYRCSVRHEWGTVDAQTEQEVSALPPPVPSQYKVKLLCVLYTVLIVKSLVYCCGISLLMIFRNKGPSTNCTHAD
- the LOC122994462 gene encoding immunoglobulin lambda-1 light chain-like, with amino-acid sequence MLFLPAAALCCLCSALVAMAAELIQKDLTLTRRAGETVSFSCGGTDQCDSERPFLFWLQKKDTETFILILDIDTTNGNIDRRYNHSQKDDFSAVNKGNGWELLIQTVKLSHSATYYCACRKQVFVTVSFTVGGYGYFIFGSGTKLYVTDEQVVKPVVSVYPAASRAHLEGKSSLLCLASAMSPPLVQFSWKRQKKNGPLEDLPPAEGEQLELREPGRTVAIRVVDRDALYTYKYRCSVRHEGGKVEAQTEQEVSALPPPVPSQYQVKLLCVLYTVLIVKSLVYCCGLSLLMILRNKGPSTNCTHAD